In Chryseobacterium camelliae, one DNA window encodes the following:
- a CDS encoding M3 family metallopeptidase has translation MKNISSVLLISALAFNYSCTTMKTTETQHEVPVPASLASNPFMKKSTLQYEAPEFDKIKDEHFKPAFDFGLKQHDAEILKIADNPAAPTFENTIVALERSGEVLKRAMIVFSNLTSANTNPTLQALDEEYAPIFAAHSDKMYLNENLYKRIQAITDKGLDAESKRLLQFYKQNFEIAGANLSSADKEKLKQINQELASLSTQYSNKLLEARKQGGVFFSDAKELDGLSADEIAAAAADAKNAGKEGQYLLALQNTTQQPLLQNLKNRATREKLFKASWTRAEKGDANDTRETIEKLAALRLKKAQVLGKKSFAEWKLQDQMAKTPEAATKLMNQIATPAVETARREAKDIQDLIDQQKGGFKVEPWDWNFYAEQVRKAKFDLDENQIKPYFEITTVLEKGVFFAAEKFYGLTFKKRTDLPVYHPDVVTYEVFDHDGKSIAIYYLDFYTRDSKNGGAWMSNFVEQSYLLGTKPVIVNCYNYQKPAPGKPSLISFDDVSTIFHEFGHSIHGMFASQKYPSLSGTNVPRDFVEFPSQINEHWALDPVVLKNYAIHYETKQPIPQALVDKIKKAATFNQGYMTTELVSAAELDMDWHTVTNDSQLIPVLDFEKQSLAKHGFTLATVPPRYHTPYFAHIWGGGYSAGYYAYLWSETLDNDAWEWIMSHGGLTRENGDRFRKYILSVGNSVDLSQAFRDFTGHDPDIKPLLRNRGFIK, from the coding sequence ATGAAGAATATTTCATCGGTATTATTAATTTCCGCTCTGGCATTTAATTATTCCTGTACAACAATGAAGACAACCGAAACCCAACATGAAGTCCCTGTACCGGCTTCCCTTGCGTCCAATCCTTTTATGAAAAAAAGTACGTTGCAGTATGAAGCACCGGAATTTGATAAGATCAAAGATGAACATTTTAAACCTGCCTTCGATTTCGGGCTGAAGCAGCATGATGCTGAAATACTAAAAATTGCTGATAACCCGGCTGCGCCTACTTTCGAGAATACCATTGTAGCACTTGAGAGAAGCGGTGAAGTCCTGAAACGTGCGATGATTGTATTTTCCAATCTCACCAGTGCGAATACCAATCCTACCCTTCAGGCCCTGGATGAGGAATATGCCCCGATTTTCGCTGCCCATTCCGATAAAATGTACCTTAATGAAAATCTTTACAAAAGGATACAGGCTATCACAGATAAAGGTTTGGATGCCGAAAGCAAGAGGCTGCTTCAGTTCTACAAACAGAATTTTGAGATCGCAGGAGCCAACTTATCCTCTGCTGATAAGGAAAAACTGAAACAGATCAACCAGGAGCTTGCCTCACTGTCTACCCAATATTCCAACAAATTGCTGGAAGCCAGAAAACAGGGCGGCGTATTTTTCAGTGATGCAAAGGAACTTGACGGACTTTCAGCAGACGAAATTGCCGCCGCAGCAGCAGACGCTAAAAATGCCGGAAAAGAAGGACAATATCTTTTAGCCTTACAGAATACCACGCAGCAGCCCCTTTTACAAAACCTGAAAAACAGGGCTACCAGGGAAAAACTGTTTAAAGCATCCTGGACCCGGGCTGAAAAAGGAGATGCCAATGATACCCGGGAAACCATTGAAAAGCTGGCCGCACTGAGGCTGAAAAAAGCTCAGGTACTGGGCAAGAAAAGCTTTGCAGAATGGAAACTCCAGGACCAGATGGCAAAAACTCCTGAGGCGGCTACAAAACTGATGAACCAGATTGCCACGCCTGCAGTGGAAACTGCAAGACGCGAAGCCAAGGACATCCAGGATCTTATTGACCAGCAGAAAGGCGGCTTCAAAGTAGAGCCTTGGGACTGGAATTTCTATGCCGAGCAGGTAAGAAAAGCGAAATTCGACCTGGATGAAAACCAGATCAAACCATATTTTGAGATTACTACGGTTCTTGAAAAAGGTGTTTTCTTTGCCGCAGAAAAATTTTATGGGTTAACCTTCAAGAAAAGAACAGACCTTCCGGTTTACCATCCGGATGTGGTAACTTATGAAGTTTTTGACCATGACGGAAAATCCATCGCTATCTATTACCTGGATTTCTATACCCGCGATTCCAAAAACGGAGGTGCATGGATGAGTAATTTTGTGGAACAGTCTTACCTTCTTGGAACCAAGCCTGTAATTGTCAACTGCTACAACTATCAGAAACCGGCTCCGGGAAAACCGTCACTCATCAGCTTTGATGATGTATCAACGATTTTCCATGAGTTCGGGCATTCAATCCACGGTATGTTTGCCAGCCAGAAATATCCTTCCCTATCCGGAACCAATGTACCGAGGGACTTTGTGGAATTTCCTTCCCAGATTAACGAGCATTGGGCTCTGGATCCTGTGGTCCTGAAGAATTACGCCATTCATTACGAAACCAAGCAGCCGATTCCACAGGCTTTGGTAGATAAGATTAAGAAAGCAGCGACATTCAACCAGGGATACATGACGACAGAACTGGTTTCTGCAGCAGAACTGGATATGGACTGGCATACGGTTACCAACGACAGCCAGCTGATCCCGGTACTTGATTTTGAGAAACAATCTCTGGCAAAACACGGATTTACACTAGCCACTGTCCCGCCAAGATACCATACGCCTTATTTCGCCCATATCTGGGGCGGCGGATATTCCGCAGGGTATTATGCTTATCTCTGGTCTGAAACCCTGGATAATGACGCCTGGGAATGGATCATGAGCCATGGCGGGCTGACAAGGGAAAACGGTGACCGCTTCAGAAAATACATCCTGTCAGTTGGAAATTCCGTAGACCTCAGCCAGGCCTTCAGGGATTTTACAGGACACGATCCGGATATCAAACCTTTGCTTAGAAACAGAGGGTTTATTAAATAA
- a CDS encoding GIN domain-containing protein codes for MTSKTIFIFSALTLLSACNKDDRKGAKKDSWVETTLPKESGSLQEREFKGAFDEIEVSQAIEADIIKADEERVVISAPQDLISEVLVENRNGKLHIHYKSGVRVTNNRVTAKIYTKDFEKLTANSAAEIRIKDSFTQEKTKIDLSSSGSVSGNLEANTFDISAGSSSSFSGKIWAVDLDIDASSGASIDISGKSKRAELSSSSGSSISAKDVVADRVKAESSSGGSIDISAVSEIDAEASSGGSVNVFKKGNLKTVNQSQSSGGSINIQ; via the coding sequence ATGACCTCAAAAACTATTTTTATTTTTTCAGCTCTGACCTTGCTGAGTGCCTGTAACAAGGATGACAGAAAAGGAGCAAAAAAAGACAGCTGGGTGGAAACTACGCTTCCCAAAGAAAGCGGGTCCCTTCAGGAAAGGGAATTCAAAGGAGCGTTTGATGAGATAGAGGTCTCACAGGCCATAGAAGCAGATATCATTAAGGCAGATGAGGAAAGAGTGGTGATTTCTGCTCCGCAGGACCTTATCAGCGAAGTGTTGGTAGAGAACCGAAACGGTAAGCTGCATATCCATTATAAATCCGGGGTAAGAGTAACGAATAACCGCGTGACGGCTAAAATCTATACCAAAGATTTTGAAAAACTGACGGCCAATTCGGCGGCTGAAATCAGGATAAAAGACTCTTTTACCCAGGAAAAGACGAAAATTGATCTGTCAAGTTCAGGATCTGTTTCCGGTAACCTGGAAGCAAATACATTCGATATTTCCGCAGGAAGTAGCAGCAGTTTCAGTGGTAAGATCTGGGCGGTTGACCTCGATATTGATGCCTCTTCAGGTGCCAGCATCGATATTTCCGGAAAATCCAAACGTGCAGAACTGAGCTCGTCTTCCGGAAGCAGCATTTCAGCTAAGGATGTTGTTGCGGATCGTGTGAAAGCAGAGTCTTCAAGCGGTGGAAGCATCGATATCAGTGCCGTTTCGGAGATTGACGCGGAAGCTTCTTCAGGCGGAAGTGTCAATGTGTTTAAAAAAGGCAACCTTAAAACCGTCAATCAGTCTCAGAGTAGCGGAGGAAGCATCAATATCCAATAA
- a CDS encoding NAD(P)H-dependent oxidoreductase — MKKTLVVFAHPYLEHSNSNVELINFYVRHQHFTLRDLYEEYPNFHIAAFRERKRLKIYDRFIFQFPIIWFGVPPLLKLWIDEVFDRDWLKEGAENPLEGKEVYILVTTGGKERSFSKNGTYKYSVDEVISGLIICLNVFKAEIKNIKIVYEANKLSKKEIILHKREFEELLNQ, encoded by the coding sequence ATGAAGAAGACATTGGTAGTTTTTGCGCATCCTTATCTTGAACATTCAAATTCGAATGTAGAGCTCATCAATTTTTATGTCCGTCATCAGCATTTTACGCTTCGTGACCTGTATGAAGAATACCCTAATTTCCATATTGCAGCCTTCAGGGAGCGAAAACGCCTGAAGATTTATGACCGATTTATTTTCCAGTTTCCCATCATCTGGTTTGGTGTTCCTCCCCTTTTAAAATTATGGATTGATGAAGTGTTTGATCGTGACTGGCTGAAAGAAGGCGCTGAAAATCCCCTTGAAGGAAAGGAAGTATATATTTTGGTTACCACCGGAGGAAAGGAAAGGTCATTCAGCAAAAACGGTACCTATAAATACAGCGTGGATGAAGTGATCAGCGGACTGATTATCTGCCTGAATGTTTTTAAAGCTGAAATTAAGAACATTAAAATCGTATACGAAGCCAATAAGCTCAGCAAAAAAGAAATTATACTGCACAAGAGAGAATTTGAAGAACTTCTTAATCAATAA
- a CDS encoding TPM domain-containing protein: MRLRSLKIIFSFILFFLYLWVPAQYTVPAKPAVLYPVFDEANLLSQQEKDALNNKLIKFADSTSTEIEVIIIPSTKGEDVNFLATMFGEKWGIGQKNVDNGVVFLIATEDHTMSIQQGRAVEQYLTASVAGQILDYIVTPNFKQGKWYEGIDRGTTSIMEAVQGKFKPIAKTSSGGKKDSASLIIIAIVIFILIAIIFRNRDGGRGGNDDDDDVIISRRGRRNYPGGFFPFPGSFGGGGFGGGSSGGGGFGGFGGGGSFGGGGASGGW, translated from the coding sequence ATGAGATTACGTTCTCTTAAAATAATATTTTCTTTCATACTTTTTTTCCTGTACCTCTGGGTACCGGCACAATATACCGTTCCGGCAAAACCGGCGGTACTGTATCCGGTATTCGATGAGGCCAATTTGCTCAGTCAACAGGAAAAAGATGCACTGAACAACAAGCTGATCAAATTTGCAGATTCCACTTCTACCGAGATTGAAGTAATTATTATTCCATCCACAAAAGGTGAGGACGTGAATTTCCTGGCTACGATGTTCGGGGAAAAATGGGGAATCGGACAAAAAAACGTGGATAACGGGGTTGTTTTCCTGATTGCTACGGAAGACCACACCATGTCTATCCAGCAGGGAAGAGCTGTTGAGCAGTACCTTACAGCATCAGTAGCCGGCCAGATCCTGGATTACATCGTAACCCCGAATTTTAAACAGGGTAAATGGTATGAAGGCATAGACCGTGGGACGACTTCCATTATGGAAGCAGTTCAGGGAAAATTCAAACCGATTGCTAAAACATCGTCGGGCGGAAAAAAAGACTCTGCAAGTTTAATTATCATCGCCATAGTTATTTTTATCCTTATTGCCATTATTTTCAGGAACCGCGATGGCGGAAGAGGTGGAAACGATGACGATGATGATGTGATCATTTCCAGAAGAGGCCGTAGAAATTATCCGGGTGGATTCTTTCCTTTCCCGGGAAGCTTCGGTGGAGGCGGTTTTGGCGGAGGAAGTTCCGGAGGTGGAGGATTCGGAGGCTTTGGCGGCGGCGGAAGCTTCGGAGGCGGAGGTGCCTCAGGAGGATGGTAA
- a CDS encoding TPM domain-containing protein, whose protein sequence is MKSFLTHQQIASLVKAIQSAEEHSTGEIRVHIDSNTETRDAETAFEVFKRLCMNNTADRNAVLFHVNFERKYLTIIGDIGIHEKVRQSYWDQLHDYITGEFAKGNYYKALESAILKTGLELKKHFPVTGENPNQLSNEITFS, encoded by the coding sequence ATGAAAAGTTTTTTAACCCATCAGCAGATAGCTTCCCTAGTGAAAGCTATTCAGTCGGCGGAAGAACATTCTACGGGAGAAATCCGGGTGCATATTGATTCCAATACCGAAACCCGTGATGCGGAAACCGCATTTGAAGTTTTCAAAAGGCTGTGTATGAATAATACGGCTGACAGGAATGCGGTTCTTTTCCATGTCAATTTTGAAAGAAAATACCTTACCATCATTGGTGATATCGGTATTCATGAAAAGGTGCGCCAATCCTACTGGGATCAGCTGCACGACTATATCACCGGAGAATTTGCCAAAGGAAACTACTACAAAGCACTGGAAAGTGCTATCCTAAAGACCGGACTTGAACTGAAGAAACATTTTCCGGTTACCGGAGAAAACCCCAATCAATTATCTAATGAGATTACGTTCTCTTAA
- a CDS encoding LemA family protein, with protein MKNKGCLSAGTIGIALVVIVVILFFWGKSGYNNFVTKEQNVNTKWSNVETVYQKRANLIPNLERTVKSYSKFEQETLTKVVEARSKATSINIDPTNMTQQDLAKFQAAQGELSGALSRLMAVVESYPNLKADQQYINFQREYTAIENSIRTETVYYNAAAQEYNTAIKTFPNNILANFTNFKEKPYFKADAGAEKAPEVFSE; from the coding sequence ATGAAAAATAAAGGCTGCCTGAGTGCAGGAACTATCGGAATTGCACTGGTTGTAATTGTTGTGATTCTTTTCTTCTGGGGTAAAAGTGGCTACAATAATTTTGTCACCAAAGAACAGAACGTGAATACCAAATGGTCTAACGTGGAAACAGTATACCAGAAAAGGGCCAACCTCATCCCGAATCTTGAAAGGACGGTTAAATCATACTCAAAATTTGAGCAGGAAACGCTGACGAAAGTGGTTGAAGCCCGTTCAAAAGCAACATCGATCAATATTGATCCTACGAATATGACGCAGCAAGATCTTGCAAAATTCCAGGCTGCACAGGGTGAGTTGTCCGGAGCTTTAAGCAGATTAATGGCTGTAGTGGAATCATATCCTAACCTGAAAGCAGATCAGCAATACATCAATTTCCAAAGGGAATATACAGCGATTGAGAACAGCATCAGGACTGAAACGGTATATTACAATGCAGCAGCCCAGGAATACAATACGGCAATCAAAACATTCCCGAATAACATCCTGGCGAACTTTACCAACTTTAAAGAGAAACCATACTTCAAAGCAGATGCAGGTGCCGAAAAAGCCCCTGAAGTCTTCTCAGAATAA
- a CDS encoding dihydrofolate reductase, with amino-acid sequence MVTMVVAMGDSNEIGFNNQLLWHLPKDLKHFKEITSGHPVIMGRKTFESIGKPLPNRTNIIVSGKKDWFEEGILIVGSIKEAVKFAKKIDEEVFIIGGGKIYEQTMQIADRIEVTRVNGSFEADTFFPEIDGKVWAKTDESCFEADEKHAHSFCFQTFEKIKTEDL; translated from the coding sequence ATGGTAACAATGGTGGTCGCAATGGGAGACAGCAATGAGATTGGGTTCAACAACCAGCTGCTGTGGCATCTTCCCAAAGATTTAAAACATTTTAAAGAAATAACATCCGGCCATCCGGTCATTATGGGCAGAAAGACCTTTGAGAGCATTGGTAAACCGCTCCCGAACCGTACCAACATTATCGTTTCCGGAAAAAAAGACTGGTTTGAAGAGGGGATACTGATTGTAGGAAGCATCAAAGAGGCGGTAAAATTTGCCAAAAAAATAGATGAAGAGGTATTCATCATCGGAGGCGGTAAAATCTATGAGCAGACGATGCAGATTGCCGACAGGATTGAAGTGACCAGGGTGAACGGCAGTTTCGAGGCAGATACCTTTTTCCCGGAAATTGACGGAAAGGTATGGGCAAAGACCGATGAATCGTGTTTCGAGGCAGATGAGAAGCATGCTCACAGCTTCTGCTTTCAGACTTTTGAAAAAATCAAAACTGAGGACCTGTAG
- a CDS encoding DUF2892 domain-containing protein: protein MNKYIKIVIAAVLILTGLSMMIFTRNLGWGIVVFLLAAVPILLFFKNEYILLAFWQLRKQNMEKAAEWLKGITNYKAQLHKSQYGYFHYLQGLTLAQEHPTKVEPLMRKALDYGLNMKHDRAMATLNLAAAAISKGRKQEGQKLLDEAKRLDSAGMMTDQIKMMKEQLKMPSMQKHMHNPNMRQRGKFF from the coding sequence ATGAACAAATACATAAAAATCGTCATTGCCGCAGTTCTTATCCTTACGGGGCTTTCCATGATGATCTTTACCAGAAACCTGGGCTGGGGAATCGTAGTTTTCCTTCTTGCTGCAGTGCCGATCCTTCTTTTCTTTAAAAACGAATATATCCTGCTGGCCTTCTGGCAACTCAGGAAACAGAATATGGAAAAAGCAGCAGAATGGCTGAAAGGAATCACCAACTATAAGGCTCAGCTTCATAAATCACAGTATGGATATTTTCATTACTTACAGGGACTGACCTTAGCACAGGAACATCCTACCAAAGTAGAACCCCTGATGAGAAAAGCCCTGGACTATGGGCTGAATATGAAGCACGACAGGGCAATGGCTACATTGAACCTTGCGGCGGCTGCTATTTCCAAAGGAAGAAAGCAGGAAGGGCAGAAGCTTCTGGATGAGGCTAAAAGGCTGGACAGTGCCGGAATGATGACCGACCAGATCAAGATGATGAAAGAACAGCTGAAAATGCCGTCTATGCAAAAACATATGCATAATCCTAATATGAGGCAGAGAGGCAAATTCTTTTAG
- a CDS encoding trimeric intracellular cation channel family protein yields the protein MHEQFNFAIEVLGTISFSMSGSFAAMQKRLDPFGVLIIAFVTSVGGGTVRDLLLDIPVFWMHDLFTCVIILATSIFTMIFKSLEKNFQVTLFIFDSFGLGLFTIIGVQKGLHSDIHPLICIGLGTITGCFGGIIRDILLNRIPLIFRKEIYATACIVGGSAFLLLTKFSTFTYTFIQIFTILLIVAIRTLAVKYHWQIPKFYGYDHNAEM from the coding sequence ATGCACGAACAGTTCAATTTCGCCATAGAAGTCCTTGGAACCATCTCCTTTTCCATGTCCGGGAGTTTTGCCGCCATGCAGAAACGGCTGGATCCGTTCGGGGTGCTGATTATTGCATTCGTGACTTCCGTGGGAGGCGGAACGGTACGGGATCTGCTGCTGGACATTCCCGTATTCTGGATGCATGACCTGTTTACCTGTGTCATTATCCTGGCGACCAGTATTTTTACCATGATCTTTAAATCCCTGGAGAAAAATTTCCAGGTTACCCTGTTTATCTTTGACAGTTTCGGGTTGGGATTATTTACGATTATTGGTGTTCAGAAGGGCCTGCATTCAGATATCCACCCATTGATCTGTATAGGGCTGGGAACCATCACCGGCTGTTTCGGGGGTATTATCCGGGATATCTTGCTCAACAGGATTCCACTGATCTTCAGGAAGGAAATTTATGCTACAGCCTGCATTGTGGGCGGATCCGCTTTTTTGCTGCTGACCAAATTCAGTACATTCACTTATACATTCATTCAGATTTTCACCATCCTCCTGATTGTGGCCATACGAACACTGGCTGTAAAATACCACTGGCAGATCCCAAAATTCTACGGGTACGACCATAACGCCGAAATGTAA
- a CDS encoding four helix bundle protein encodes MDFNQIFRDRTKNFSLSVIKSISSLPYSDALSVIRKQIIRSSTSVAANYRALSRARSEKERFAKACIVVEEIDETQFWLEIIEELNYLDPEIISYLKQECEELVKVMTSYKFKLSQNIKPL; translated from the coding sequence ATGGATTTTAATCAGATATTTAGAGACCGGACGAAGAATTTTTCTCTTTCAGTTATTAAATCCATATCATCATTACCATATTCAGATGCTCTTTCAGTAATCAGAAAACAAATTATAAGATCCTCGACTTCCGTTGCTGCCAATTACAGAGCGCTCTCAAGAGCCAGATCAGAAAAAGAAAGGTTTGCTAAAGCATGTATTGTTGTTGAAGAAATAGACGAAACTCAATTTTGGTTAGAAATTATTGAGGAACTAAATTATTTAGACCCTGAAATAATTTCTTATTTAAAACAGGAATGTGAAGAATTAGTAAAAGTAATGACCTCTTATAAATTCAAATTATCTCAAAATATAAAACCATTATAA
- the coaD gene encoding pantetheine-phosphate adenylyltransferase, producing MLFFPGSFDPITLGHYDIIERAAPLFDKLIIAIGQNSQKKYMFPLEKRMEFIQNSVAEFPNVEVDYFEGLTVDYCFEKDAQYIIRGLRNPADFEFEKAIAHTNRTLAHKKLETVFLLTSSGKSFISSSIVREILNHGGEYELLVPDSVRVEK from the coding sequence TTGCTGTTTTTTCCGGGATCGTTTGATCCTATTACTTTAGGACATTACGATATCATAGAACGGGCAGCTCCGCTTTTCGATAAGCTGATTATAGCCATCGGGCAGAATTCCCAGAAAAAATACATGTTCCCACTGGAAAAAAGAATGGAGTTCATCCAGAATTCCGTTGCTGAATTCCCCAATGTGGAAGTTGATTATTTTGAAGGGCTTACCGTTGACTACTGTTTTGAAAAGGATGCACAATATATCATTCGCGGACTGAGAAACCCTGCGGATTTTGAATTTGAAAAAGCCATTGCCCATACCAACAGAACGCTTGCCCATAAAAAACTGGAAACAGTATTCCTGCTGACATCGTCCGGGAAATCGTTTATCAGCAGCAGCATCGTCCGGGAAATCCTCAACCACGGCGGGGAATATGAACTGCTTGTTCCGGATTCGGTGAGAGTTGAAAAATGA
- a CDS encoding D-alanine--D-alanine ligase, producing the protein MSKKSVAVVMGGHSDEYVVSLKSGQLIYDSLDRNLYDVYKVVILKDEWYFLDEQEQKLPVNKGDFSVTLSSGQHLKFDVCFNIIHGAPGENGVLQAYWDAIGQIYTGCDFYQSALTFNKKDTLAVLSKYGVPSAKSIYLRKGEAINAEAIIRELGLPVFVKPNQSGSSLGISKVKELSELLPATEVAFKEDHEILIESFLDGMEVSVGVVDFKDETVVLGITEIVPQNEFFDYEAKYEGASEEITPARIDDETRKRVEETAKKAYDSLGMSGFSRSEYILMDGIPYMLEMNTNPGFSPASILPQQARHYGISITDLCGNEVEKALNKNKK; encoded by the coding sequence ATGAGCAAAAAAAGCGTTGCCGTAGTAATGGGAGGCCATTCTGACGAATATGTGGTTTCTCTTAAAAGCGGACAGTTGATCTACGATTCCCTAGACAGAAATCTTTACGATGTCTACAAAGTGGTTATTCTTAAAGACGAATGGTATTTTCTGGATGAGCAAGAGCAGAAACTCCCGGTGAATAAAGGGGATTTTTCAGTTACACTCAGTTCCGGGCAGCACCTGAAGTTTGATGTCTGCTTCAACATTATCCACGGTGCTCCCGGCGAAAACGGAGTTCTTCAGGCCTACTGGGATGCCATCGGACAAATATATACCGGTTGTGATTTTTACCAGAGTGCACTTACCTTCAATAAAAAAGATACACTTGCTGTACTGTCAAAATATGGCGTTCCTTCTGCAAAAAGTATTTACCTTAGAAAAGGAGAAGCCATTAATGCAGAGGCGATCATCCGCGAGCTTGGACTCCCGGTATTCGTAAAGCCTAATCAGTCCGGTTCATCGCTAGGCATTTCAAAAGTGAAAGAGTTATCTGAACTGTTGCCCGCTACTGAAGTGGCCTTTAAGGAAGACCATGAGATTCTGATCGAAAGTTTCCTGGATGGGATGGAAGTCTCTGTAGGCGTAGTCGACTTTAAAGATGAGACGGTTGTGCTCGGCATCACAGAAATCGTTCCCCAAAACGAGTTCTTCGATTATGAAGCCAAATATGAAGGCGCTTCTGAAGAAATTACCCCTGCCAGGATTGATGACGAAACGAGAAAAAGAGTGGAAGAGACTGCCAAAAAAGCCTATGATTCTCTGGGCATGAGCGGTTTTTCCCGCAGTGAATATATTTTAATGGATGGTATTCCGTACATGCTGGAAATGAATACCAATCCGGGTTTTTCCCCTGCAAGCATCCTGCCGCAGCAAGCGAGGCATTATGGGATTTCAATCACTGACCTGTGTGGAAATGAAGTTGAAAAAGCATTAAACAAGAATAAAAAATAA
- a CDS encoding PASTA domain-containing protein, producing MLKSLFNWKVLLNLLLAIGVFVGLIWLTFRWLEYHTNHGEEMPVPNVVNKSVYEAVQILEDAGLEYEVDSAKYDPKYKPLQVLKMSPSAGSRVKYERAIQLMVNPKFWAPVAIPDVVNKYSGLAFQRLDQVGLKIGDTIFEPSIQKDAVLRILYKGNPIKPGSLVPRFSVVDVVVGSGPMRNISIPNVVGLTVKEARSVIARSLFEVGLVDHEDGGRDESDIIYYQDPASGDMRDQGMQIDLWASKKTPAELSAKIEQLNATYRMKVDTGLPPIQYQEMLVHQEPTYEPVAPAPVPRKEVPKVNEPAVRTETSKTGTSRPAGTSENNRPKTTANTGGNSGNNTSAVKTASSSQQPSQKQKPKKVVVE from the coding sequence ATGCTTAAATCACTTTTCAACTGGAAAGTTTTACTGAACTTATTATTGGCAATCGGAGTTTTTGTAGGGCTGATATGGCTCACATTCCGCTGGCTGGAGTACCATACCAATCACGGAGAAGAAATGCCGGTTCCCAATGTTGTTAATAAATCTGTGTATGAAGCAGTTCAGATCCTGGAAGATGCAGGACTGGAATATGAAGTTGACAGCGCTAAATATGACCCTAAGTATAAACCGCTTCAGGTTCTTAAAATGTCACCCTCCGCGGGTTCGCGGGTTAAATATGAACGTGCCATCCAATTAATGGTCAACCCTAAATTCTGGGCTCCGGTAGCTATTCCGGATGTGGTGAACAAATATTCTGGACTTGCCTTCCAGAGACTGGACCAGGTAGGACTGAAAATCGGGGATACCATTTTTGAGCCAAGTATTCAGAAAGATGCGGTTCTGAGGATTCTTTATAAAGGAAACCCTATTAAACCGGGATCTCTGGTACCTAGATTTTCTGTGGTGGATGTTGTAGTAGGTTCCGGGCCGATGAGGAATATTTCCATTCCGAATGTGGTAGGCCTTACCGTGAAGGAAGCTAGATCTGTTATTGCCAGGAGCCTGTTTGAGGTGGGTCTGGTGGATCATGAAGACGGAGGCAGGGATGAATCAGACATTATCTACTATCAGGATCCTGCGTCCGGCGATATGAGAGACCAGGGCATGCAGATCGATCTTTGGGCAAGTAAGAAAACCCCGGCGGAATTGAGTGCGAAAATTGAACAGCTTAACGCGACTTACCGAATGAAGGTTGATACGGGTCTGCCGCCGATCCAATATCAAGAAATGCTAGTCCATCAGGAACCTACTTATGAACCTGTAGCCCCGGCTCCGGTTCCGAGAAAAGAGGTCCCGAAAGTAAATGAGCCTGCCGTCAGGACAGAAACGTCTAAAACAGGAACTTCGAGACCGGCCGGAACATCAGAGAACAACAGGCCAAAGACCACGGCGAATACCGGAGGGAATTCCGGAAACAATACATCAGCAGTGAAAACGGCTTCTTCATCACAGCAGCCTTCACAAAAGCAAAAGCCTAAAAAAGTAGTTGTAGAATAA